The nucleotide window GGTCATAACATTCTGGGCCCATTCCACCACTTCATCGAAAATCTTACCTGAATCAAAGATCTCAGCAGTTCCCTTGAACTGGTAAGGGTTTTTCTGGGCATCCTTGGTTACAATGGCAACGTTGGGATTTTCTTCAATGTTTTTTCGGGTTTTGTTCATGTAGTTGTCAGCGATTAATATACTTCCGTTATCAATGGGCCTGGCAAAGCCAATTGGAACCACATTGGGAATACCTTCACTGCTGGCAGTTGCAAGAAATACTAAGTCTTTTTCAATTGCGTCCATCATTTCTTCAGTCATAGTCATTGTATCACCAAAATTTATATAACTATTGTTATATTATATAAGTTATGTTATATATAATATTAATTTTCCCGGTTGATTTAATTTACTCCGCTGGGGTGGTGGATAAAATTCGGAAAAACAGCTGTTAGACTAAAATTAGGGGACAAAGTTTAAATAGTAAAATAATATAACAATTGTTATATTTTCTGTGGGGTCCTTAGTATAGTTCGAAATGAAGTTAATAATACTAAGATATCCTCAGAAAATTTGGAAAACTCCATAATGTGTCTTATATTAATGTAAAATAATTACAGTGGAATTATGGGGAAAAATGGAATGTAAAAACAACGGAGAAAACAGAATGACAGAAGAAAATAAGAAAGAATATGGTTTAAGTACATTGGGGTTGCATGTAGGGCAGGAAGAACCTGATCCAACCACTGGATCAAGAGCAGTACCAATTTACCAAACAGCAGCATATGTATTTAAAGATACAGAAGAAGCAGCCAACCTATTTGGCCTGAAACAACTGGGTAATATATACACCCGTATCATGAACCCTACCAATGATGTGTTCGAGAAGAGAATTGCTGCCATTGAAGGTGGAAATTCAGCACTGGCAGTAGCTTCAGGAATGGCTGCAATCACTTACTCCGTTCTAAACCTCAGTTTACCGGGTGATGAAATATTATCCGCAGATAACCTCTACGGGGGAACATACCAACTGTTCAATTACACCCTACCAGAATTAGGTAGGAAAGTTAACTTCGTGGACTCCACCAAACCAGAAGAATTTGAAGAGGCCATCACTGATAAAACCAAGGCTATATTTGCAGAATCACTTGGAAATCCTAAACTGGACGTTCCAGACTTTGAAATTTTATCAAACATTGCCCATGAAGCTGGAATTCCGGTAATTGTTGATAACACCAGTGCAGTGGGTCTAGTGAAACCCATAGAACACGGGGTGGACATCAGTGTATTATCCGCAACTAAATTCATTGGAGGACATGGAACCTCTATTGGTGGAGTTATAGTGGATTCAGGTAACTTTGACTGGAGTAACGGGAAATTCCCAGGATTCACAGAACCAGACCCAAGCTACCATGGATTAGTTTACTGGGATGCATTTGGAGACTTTCCGGGTCTTGGAAATGTAGCTTACACTTTCCGAGCAAGAGTAAGATTATTACGTGATCTGGGAGCACAGGTAAGTCCATTTAACAGTTTCCTGTTCCTGCAGGGACTGGAAACACTGGATCTTCGTGTGCAACAGCATTCCCGAAATGCACTGGCAGTTGCCCAATTCCTCAAAGACCATCCCAAGGTCAACTGGGTTAGCTATCCTGGACTTGAAGATGATCCAACCCATGACGGAGCATCCAAATACCTCAAAAATGGATATGGGGCATTACTTGGATTTGGTGTTAAGGGAGGTCTGGAAGCTGGTAAACAGTTCATAGAAAATGTGGAACTACTATCTCACCTGGCTAACATTGGAGATGCCAAGAGCCTGGTTATACACCCCGCATCTACCACCCACCAGCAATTAACACCAGAAGAACAGGCAGCCACTGGTGTAACCCCTGACTTCATCAGACTATCCATTGGACTGGAAAATGTTGAAGATATTATTGGAGATATAGACCAGGCACTAGCACGTATCGATGTGTAAATAGCATATATCAATGTGTAAAAATACTGTTGATAATTTGTAAAAATTATTAAACCTGGAATGAACTGAATATGGAGAATCCTGGGGCAAAAAATGAATAGAATAAACTATAAAACTAAAGGTACACCTAAATGTGGGATAAAAAATGAAAAAAGAATCTGTTGGCGTTGTAGAAACTAAACACTACAACCTATCTGAAGAATTAATCTTAGATGGTGGAGACAGTCTAAAAGATGTTACTTTAGCTTATGAAACCTATGGAACCTTAAATAAGCAAAAAAGTAACGCCATATTAGTCTGTCACGCCCTCTCTGGTAATGCCCATGTGGCAGGATGGCATGAGGGAGACCGGAAACCTGGCTGGTGGGATAATATAATCGGCCCGGGCAAATGCCTGGATACTGATCGATACTTTATCATCTGCTCCAATGTGCTGGGAGGATGCCAGGGTTCAACCGGACCTGCATCGAAAAATCCAGAAACAGGGAAACAATACGCATTGGAATTTCCTATCATCACCATTAAAGACATGGTAAAAGCCCAGAAAAAATTAATTGACCACCTCCAAATCAAACAACTATTCTCAGTGGTAGGTGGCTCCATGGGTGGCATGCAGGTCCTCCAGTGGTGTGTATCCTACCCGGACATGGTGAGATCTGCCATACCCATTGCCACCACATCCTATTCATCACCCCAACAAATAGCCTTCAATGAAGTGGGAAGAAGAGCCATAATCAGTGACCCCCACTGGAATGATGGTAATTATTATCAGGGGGAATTTCCAGACAGTGGATTGTCACTGGCCCGTATGATTGGCCACATAACTTACCTCAGTAACGAATCAATGTATGAGAAATTCGGAAGAAGACTCCAGGACAAAGAAGAGTACAGTTTTGATTTTTCCACAGATTTTGAGGTGGAAAGCTACCTCCACTACCAGGGAGATACCTTCACCAAGAGATTCGATGCCAATTCATATCTTTACATCTCCAAAGCCATTGACTATTTTGACCTGACAGAAAATGGAACAGTATCCTTATCTGAAGCATTAAAGAATGTCAAAGCCAGAGTATTAGTAATATCAGTTGATTCAGACTGGCTTTACACGCCAGCTGAGTCTAAAGAAATAGTAATGGCCCTGACTGCCAATGAAGTGGATGTCAGTTACTGTCAGATCAAATCCAGCTATGGTCACGATGCATTCCTCTTGGAAGCTGGACAACTCAGCTACATTATAAATGGATTTTTCAGTGAAACCCTGGTGGTAGATGTAATGACCCTCAATGCCGCTACCATAACCGAAGATTCCAGTATTGAAGAAGCAGCAGAGTTAATGCTGGATGAGAAAGTCACCCACTTACCTGTGGTCTCAGAAGACTGTAGAATGCTGGGAATTGTTACAGCATGGGATATTTCCAAAGCAGTAGCTCTCAAATACGATAAACTGGACCAAATCATGACCCGTGATGTTGTAACTGCACTGCCACAGGACCCAATTGAATTAGCTGCACGGAAAATGAGAAAACATAACATATCTTCACTGCCGGTGGTAAATGATCATGGAAATGTCCTGGGTCTGGTAACCACGGACCACATAAGCACCCTCATTGCAGGGGACAAATATTAAACAGGATAATATTAAGAAATAGCAAATATTAAACAAGATAATATTATGAATTTGCAAATTTTAAACTGGAAAATTCTTAAGGGACAATTATTAAGAATTTTAAGCCCCATATAATTATATTAGAGAAAAAGTTTTAGAATTATTAACTATTAATAAAGGTTATTCAAGTATTAATAAAAAAACTAGGTGATATACAATGAGTTATATGGATCATTCTGCAACATCACCCGTTAACCCGGAAGTCCTGGAGGCCATGCTACCCTTCTTCACAGAATCATTTGGAAACGCCTCTACATTATACGCTCTGGGAAGGGAAGCCAGAACTGCCATGGAAAACGGCAGAAAACAGGTGGCATCACTCATCGGTGCCCAACCAGAAGAAGTGTACTTCACCAGTGGAGGTACAGAATCAGATAACATAGCAATCAAGGGAACTGCCAGCAGACTTAAAAACAAGGGCAACCACATCATTACCAGTGACATAGAACACCCTGCAGTGGAAGAAACCTGTAAATATTTGGAAAAAAACGGATACCAAGTTACATACCTCCCGGTGGGAGAAGAAGGCATAGTTAAAGTTTCTGATGTGGAAGCAGCAATCACTGATAAAACCATTTTAATCACAGTGATGCACGCCAACAATGAAATCGGCACTATCCAGCCCATTAAAGAGATCGGGGCCCTGGCCAGGGAAAAAGGAATCTACTTCCACACCGATGCAGTGCAGAGCGTGGGTAAAATACCAATCAACGTGGAAGACATGAATGTGGACATGCTATCCATATCTGCCCACAAACTCTACGGACCCAAAGGAATCGGAGCACTCTACATCAAGAAAGGAGTGAGGGTAGATCCATTACTCCACGGTGGAGGTCACGAGAGGGGGATGCGTCCGGGAACTGAGAACGTACCTGGAATCGTGGGACTGGGTAAGGCCTGCCAGATTGCCGAAGAAAACCTGGAGAAAAATATGGAATATGTCTCCTCACTCCGGGACCGGTTAATAAAAGGAGTCCTGGAGACCATTGAACAATCCTACCTCAATGGACACCCCACCAAAAGACTCCCCAACAATGCCAACTTCCGTTTCAGTAGTATAGAAGGAGAATCACTGGTACTGCAACTGGATGCCAAGGGAATCAACGCTTCCACAGGTTCTGCATGCTCCTCCAAAAAATTGGAACCATCCCATGTCCTGATGGCCATAGGACTAAAGGAAGTTGATGCACACGGATCACTACGCATAAGCCTGGGCACTGAAAACACTACCGAAGATATAGATTACACTATTACTTCAATTGGCGAAGTAGTTGAAAGATTAAGAAGTATGTCTCCACTTTGGTGTCCAGCCAAAGAAGAATAATAATTAAAGAGGCTTAATAATAAAAAATTAGCAGGTGATGGAATATGTACAGTGAAAAAGTAATGGACCATTTCTCCAACCCCCGTAATGTGGGTGAAATACCAGATGCCAGTGGTGTGGGAACCGAAGGAAACCCAGTGTGTGGGGACCTGATGACCATCTACATCACGGTAGAAGATGATGTTATAACCGATATAAAATTCAAAACATTCGGTTGCGGAGCAGCAATAGCCACCAGCAGCATGATCACTGAGATGGCAATTGGAAAAACATTAGACGAAGCATTGAAGATCACCAGGGATGATGTGGCCGAAGAACTGGAAGGATTACCTCCAGTGAAAATGCATTGCTCTAACCTGGCAGCAGATGCACTAAGAGCAGCTATTGAAGACTACAAAAAGAAACAGGCCGGAGAATCTTCTGAGGATGAAACCTCAGAATAACATCTTTTTTTTAAAAAAACATACAAACTATAACTCTAGTATGCTCTAAAAAAGGTTTGAATAACCCTAACCTCGCTTTTTTATGACTAAATACTCACCTAACCACAACTGGTATCGGGTTTACCTGGACCATGCAGCCACATCTTCCCTAGACCCCGAGGTGTGGGAAGCAATGGAACCCTATTTTACAGACTACTTTGGCAATCCATCCACCATCTACTTGCTGGGTCGTCAGGCTAAAAAAGCCACTGAAAATGCCCGCAAACAGGTCGCATCACTCATAGGTGCCAGTCCAGATGAAATTTACTTCACCAGTGGAGGTACAGAATCAGACAACCTGGCCATACAAGGAACTGTAAATCGTTTTAAAATTGCAAATCGATTGAAAAACAGTGGAAATCATATAATAACTTCATCCATTGAACATCCAGCTGTTCTTGAGACCTGTAAACACCTGGAACAGGAAGGATTCAGGGTTACTTTTTTACCAGTTGATGGTGAGGGTATTGTTGATGTAGCTGATGTGGAAAATGCCATCACTGATCAAACCATTTTAATCACGATTATGCACGCCAACAATGAAATTGGCACAATTCAACCAATTAGACGTATTGGGGAGATAGCTCGTGATAAAGGTATTGTTTTCCACACCGATGCAGTGCAGAGTGTGGGTAAAATACCGGTAAATGTGGAAGACCTGAATGTTGATTTATTATCCATTTCTGCCCACAAACTATACGGCCCAAAAGGAGCCGGAGCCCTGTACATCCGTAAAGGAATAAAACTGGAACCATTATTCCACGGTGGAGGTCATGAAAAGGGTATGCGCCCTGGTACTGAGAATGTTCCCGGAATTGTGGGGCTGGGTAAAGCCTGCCAGATTGCAGAAGAAGACATGGAACAGAACAGGGAGTATACCACTCAATTAAGGGACAAACTCATCAGGGAAGTCTTGGAAGGAATTGAAGAAGTACATTTAAACGGTCACCTCCATAAAAGATTACCTGGTAATGCACATTTCAGTTTCAAAGGTGTCAGGGGAGAACCTTTAACTTTCCTCCTGGATAGTAAAGGAGTGGATGCTTCAACCGGATCAGCGTGCTCAACCAAGAAGGTGGAACCCTCCCATGTTCTATTGGCCATAGGGCTGGATGATGAGGATGCCAATGGTTCCCTCAGGGTAACCTTGGGGAAAGAGAATACCTTTGAAGATGTTGATCTGGCAGTTGAAGCAATTAAAAATGCGGTTGAAACCCTGAGAACACCATCTAGTGTTAAGGGAATGACTGAAATTGTTCCTATAGAACGTTATAATGGCCTATCTGCAAATGGACTCTCCTCAGTTGAACTTTCATATGATAAAACTATTAATCCAGTGGTGTTTAAAGGGGGAAAATCCACATCTGAAAATGAAATTTTATCACTTAAAAACGATGTTTATCCTCAAAAACCGGGTTTAACTACTGGGGATGATGAAATTGTTATTGATGAACAGGTGAATCTGATCATCAACGAAAAATTCTCACGAAGTTTTTCCATAAGTCCCGAGTCCCTGGAAGACTTTGCCACGGGTTACATTCTGGGCGAAGGATTGGTGGCCAGTGTTGATGGTATCCGGAACATTGAAATTGAGGGTCTGAATATTAACGTGGAAATCGACCTTACTGATTTTGATATCAAGGACCTGGTGGTGGGGTCGGACTGTTTTGGAGGATGGAGGCGGAAAATAGAAACCATAAACCGGGTGGATTCAGAATTTGTTGTTTCCAAAGATGATATTTTCAGGGCCATAGATAAATTAAGGGATGAAGCCAGGGTATGGCAGAACACTGGAGGGACTCATGTAGCGGGATTGGTTTACCAGGATAAATTCATCACCCGTGAAGATGTCAGCCGCCACGTGGCAGCTGATAAAGTTATTGGAGCAGCTGCAAAAGATAATGTTGACTTTTCACAGTCATTCATGGTTTACAGTGGCCGTATGCCGGCGGACATGATGATAAAGTTGGCCCGGGTTGGAGTTCCTGTAATTGCATCCAATGCCGCACCAACATCGTCTGGTTACTCTGTGGCCTTCAAGGCAGGGATAACCATGATAGGATTTTTAAGAGGGAATAGGTTTAATATTTACACCAATCCTCAGAGAATATCGATGAAATAAGTCTATTTTTTGAAAATCGCCTTAATCATAGTTTAAACATTGAAAAAATTATTATCAATTATAACGATATTGTTTTACAAACAGTTCGTTTTATATATGATGTATTTCGTATATTAATTATCAAATTCATGATTCCCTATTTTGGGTTTTAGTGGAGACAGCTGTAAACTGATGGAACGCATCGAAATAATGATAATTTCACGGAAACCAGAATATAATGGAAGAAAACCAATGATAAAAATTAGGTGGTGATTTTTATGGATCCAAACCAGGAAAATGCAATAGTAATATTGAAAGCAATGGTGGAATCAAGTCGATGGCGTGGTAGTGGTGATGTCATAAAAAGGATAACTGGCCTTAGTTTTGATGAAATTAACGAAGCAGTCCCATGTCTGGAAGAAATGGGATTAGTTAAAACTCTGGATGTTAAAAGTAGAGTTAGGTATGAATTTTATAATGTAAGTCTGAAACCATCTGCCTGCCAGTACTATAACGAAAACTTTGGAAAGATAAAATCCATTGAATAAACAAATCCATTGAATTGATACTATTGAATATATTAATACCTTCTTTTTTCCTTCTTTATTTTTGAATTTGATTAATAATACTAAATTCACCCATTTAATTCCTTAATCTTAAAGATATTTTTAATAATCCGTAATTTCTTGTTATGATGCTATATAAACTTCAATTTATATTAAAAATATAATTTAATTAAAATAAAACTATTTATTCGTTGAATAATTCACTTTCATCTGCCTGATTTTCTTTAGCTGTCAAATCTTCCGGTTTTAAACAATAAACGCTAACTCCCTTCCCATCAAATGAGGACCGGTAATTTTCAACAAGCTTGCTGTTAACTGGTTTTTGGTAATAACCCGGAGTGTATTTTTCCATCAGTTTATTTAATACTAAAACCTTTTTTTCAAAATCAACAACCTTCTCAACCTTTCCAAAGAGCATAACGCTCATGTATGAAGTATCAGCATGGCAGGGCACTGGATCAGTCAC belongs to uncultured Methanobacterium sp. and includes:
- a CDS encoding pyridoxamine 5'-phosphate oxidase family protein, with product MTMTEEMMDAIEKDLVFLATASSEGIPNVVPIGFARPIDNGSILIADNYMNKTRKNIEENPNVAIVTKDAQKNPYQFKGTAEIFDSGKIFDEVVEWAQNVMTKLNPKAAIVVKLTEIYSVQPGPEAGKKVE
- a CDS encoding O-acetylhomoserine aminocarboxypropyltransferase/cysteine synthase family protein, which encodes MTEENKKEYGLSTLGLHVGQEEPDPTTGSRAVPIYQTAAYVFKDTEEAANLFGLKQLGNIYTRIMNPTNDVFEKRIAAIEGGNSALAVASGMAAITYSVLNLSLPGDEILSADNLYGGTYQLFNYTLPELGRKVNFVDSTKPEEFEEAITDKTKAIFAESLGNPKLDVPDFEILSNIAHEAGIPVIVDNTSAVGLVKPIEHGVDISVLSATKFIGGHGTSIGGVIVDSGNFDWSNGKFPGFTEPDPSYHGLVYWDAFGDFPGLGNVAYTFRARVRLLRDLGAQVSPFNSFLFLQGLETLDLRVQQHSRNALAVAQFLKDHPKVNWVSYPGLEDDPTHDGASKYLKNGYGALLGFGVKGGLEAGKQFIENVELLSHLANIGDAKSLVIHPASTTHQQLTPEEQAATGVTPDFIRLSIGLENVEDIIGDIDQALARIDV
- a CDS encoding pyridoxamine 5'-phosphate oxidase family protein translates to MNQIRYIARDCKDKDKIDNFLKETRIGVIGMNGVGMNGIDFPYAVPVNFVWYDNSIFFHGMGSGKKENILSEEPPVCFTVYVEYRTVTDPVPCHADTSYMSVMLFGKVEKVVDFEKKVLVLNKLMEKYTPGYYQKPVNSKLVENYRSSFDGKGVSVYCLKPEDLTAKENQADESELFNE
- a CDS encoding homoserine O-acetyltransferase; translation: MKKESVGVVETKHYNLSEELILDGGDSLKDVTLAYETYGTLNKQKSNAILVCHALSGNAHVAGWHEGDRKPGWWDNIIGPGKCLDTDRYFIICSNVLGGCQGSTGPASKNPETGKQYALEFPIITIKDMVKAQKKLIDHLQIKQLFSVVGGSMGGMQVLQWCVSYPDMVRSAIPIATTSYSSPQQIAFNEVGRRAIISDPHWNDGNYYQGEFPDSGLSLARMIGHITYLSNESMYEKFGRRLQDKEEYSFDFSTDFEVESYLHYQGDTFTKRFDANSYLYISKAIDYFDLTENGTVSLSEALKNVKARVLVISVDSDWLYTPAESKEIVMALTANEVDVSYCQIKSSYGHDAFLLEAGQLSYIINGFFSETLVVDVMTLNAATITEDSSIEEAAELMLDEKVTHLPVVSEDCRMLGIVTAWDISKAVALKYDKLDQIMTRDVVTALPQDPIELAARKMRKHNISSLPVVNDHGNVLGLVTTDHISTLIAGDKY
- the fdhD gene encoding formate dehydrogenase accessory sulfurtransferase FdhD, coding for MTKYSPNHNWYRVYLDHAATSSLDPEVWEAMEPYFTDYFGNPSTIYLLGRQAKKATENARKQVASLIGASPDEIYFTSGGTESDNLAIQGTVNRFKIANRLKNSGNHIITSSIEHPAVLETCKHLEQEGFRVTFLPVDGEGIVDVADVENAITDQTILITIMHANNEIGTIQPIRRIGEIARDKGIVFHTDAVQSVGKIPVNVEDLNVDLLSISAHKLYGPKGAGALYIRKGIKLEPLFHGGGHEKGMRPGTENVPGIVGLGKACQIAEEDMEQNREYTTQLRDKLIREVLEGIEEVHLNGHLHKRLPGNAHFSFKGVRGEPLTFLLDSKGVDASTGSACSTKKVEPSHVLLAIGLDDEDANGSLRVTLGKENTFEDVDLAVEAIKNAVETLRTPSSVKGMTEIVPIERYNGLSANGLSSVELSYDKTINPVVFKGGKSTSENEILSLKNDVYPQKPGLTTGDDEIVIDEQVNLIINEKFSRSFSISPESLEDFATGYILGEGLVASVDGIRNIEIEGLNINVEIDLTDFDIKDLVVGSDCFGGWRRKIETINRVDSEFVVSKDDIFRAIDKLRDEARVWQNTGGTHVAGLVYQDKFITREDVSRHVAADKVIGAAAKDNVDFSQSFMVYSGRMPADMMIKLARVGVPVIASNAAPTSSGYSVAFKAGITMIGFLRGNRFNIYTNPQRISMK
- the nifS gene encoding cysteine desulfurase NifS, yielding MSYMDHSATSPVNPEVLEAMLPFFTESFGNASTLYALGREARTAMENGRKQVASLIGAQPEEVYFTSGGTESDNIAIKGTASRLKNKGNHIITSDIEHPAVEETCKYLEKNGYQVTYLPVGEEGIVKVSDVEAAITDKTILITVMHANNEIGTIQPIKEIGALAREKGIYFHTDAVQSVGKIPINVEDMNVDMLSISAHKLYGPKGIGALYIKKGVRVDPLLHGGGHERGMRPGTENVPGIVGLGKACQIAEENLEKNMEYVSSLRDRLIKGVLETIEQSYLNGHPTKRLPNNANFRFSSIEGESLVLQLDAKGINASTGSACSSKKLEPSHVLMAIGLKEVDAHGSLRISLGTENTTEDIDYTITSIGEVVERLRSMSPLWCPAKEE
- the nifU gene encoding Fe-S cluster assembly scaffold protein NifU, with protein sequence MYSEKVMDHFSNPRNVGEIPDASGVGTEGNPVCGDLMTIYITVEDDVITDIKFKTFGCGAAIATSSMITEMAIGKTLDEALKITRDDVAEELEGLPPVKMHCSNLAADALRAAIEDYKKKQAGESSEDETSE